One Oncorhynchus mykiss isolate Arlee unplaced genomic scaffold, USDA_OmykA_1.1 un_scaffold_121, whole genome shotgun sequence DNA segment encodes these proteins:
- the LOC110512767 gene encoding tripartite motif-containing protein 16 produces the protein MAQQGDLLDQDQFCCSVCLDLLKEPVTIPCGHSYCRSCIEGCWDMDVLKGVYSCPQCRETFTPRPNLRKNNMLAELVEKLRKTGLQAAPPPALCYAGPGDVVCDVCTGTRKQKALMSCLACLASYCETHLQHHYESPAFKKHKLVKATAQLQEKICSHHDKLLEVYCRTDQQCICYLCTMDEHKGHDTVSAASERTEKQRQLGMSQKKVQQRFQEREKELKELQQAVESFKRSAQSAVEDSDQIFTELIRSIERRSSEVKELIRAQEKAQVSQAEGLLEQLKQEIAELRKRSTELEQLSHTEDHIHFLQSYQSLSSISVSSDLPSIVVRPLQYFGDVSKTVSELREKLEDFLKGEWTKISTTVNIVDVVLPPEPKTREQLLQYSCQLTLDPNTAHTYLSLSEGNRKVTCTDQVQQYPVHPDRFANYRQVLCREGLSGRCYWEVEWTGYVDTAVSYKDISRTERGNDGVFGLNNKSWRLECSRGGCFRHNNVVTEVSGPQSSRVGVYLDHKAGTLSFYSVSDTMTLLHRVQTTFTQLLYPGFWLDDYTDNAELVKL, from the exons ATGGCTCAACAGGGAGATCTGCTGGACCAGGAccagttctgttgttctgtctgtctggatctacTGAAGGAGCCGGTCACCATCCCCTGTGGACACAGTTACTGTAGGAGCTGTATTGAGGGCTGCTGGGATATGGATGTTCTGAAAGGGGTCTATAGCTGTCCTCAGTGCAGAGAGACCTTCACTCCAAGGCCTAATCTGAGGAAAAATAACATGTTGGCTGAGCTGGTGGAGAAACTGAGGAAGACAGGACTCCAGGCTGCTCCCCCTCCTGCTCTGTGCTAtgctggacctggagatgtggtgtgtgatgtctgcactgggaccagaaagcagaaagccctcatgtcctgtctggcgtgtctggcctcttactgtgagactcacctcCAACATCACTATGAATCTCCTGCTTTTAAAAAGCACAAGCTGGTCAAAGCCACGGCACAACTACAGGAGAAGATCTGCTCTCATCATGacaaactgctggaggtttaCTGTCGTACCGATCAGCAGTGTATCTGTTATCTGTGTACAATGGATGAACATAAAGGCCATGATACAGTGTCAGCTGCATCAGAGAGGACTGAGAAACAG AGGCAGCTGGGGATGAGTCAGAAGAAGGTCCAGCAGagattccaggagagagagaaggagctgaaggagctccaacaggctgtggagtctttcaag cgctctgcacagtcagcagtggaggacagtgatcagatctttactgagctgatccgctccattgagagaaggagctctgaggtgaaggagctgatcagagcccaagagaaggctcaagtgagtcaagctgaaggactcctggagcaactgaagcaggagatagctgagctgaggaagagaagcactgagctggagcagctctcacacacagaggatcacatccatttcctccag agttatcagtctctctccagtatcagtgtatcttcagacttacccagcatcgttgtccgtcctcttcagtactttggagatgtgagtaagactgtgtctgaactgagagagaaactagaAGACTTCCTTAAAGGAGAATGGACCAAGATCTCCACTACAG tgaatatagtggatgttgtactgcctccagagcccaagaccagagaacagttgttacaat attcctgtcagctcacactggacccaaacacagcacacacatacctctctctgtctgaagggaacagaaaggtgacCTGTACAGACCAAGTCCAACAATATCCTGTCCATCCAGACAGATTCGCCAACTACAGGCAGgttctgtgtagagagggtctgtctggacgctgttactgggaggtggagTGGACTGGTTATGTTGATACAGCAGTCTCATATAAAGACAtcagcagaacagagagaggtaatGATGGTGTATTTGGACTCAATAACAAGTCCTGGAGATTAGAGTGCTCTAGAGGTGGTTGTTTCAGACACAATAATGTTGTGACTGAAGTATCAGGCCCTCAGTcctccagagtaggagtgtacctggatcacaaggcaggtactctgtccttctacagtgtCTCTGACACAATGACCCTCCTCCACAGAGTCCAGACCACATTTACTCAGCTCCTCTATCCTGGGTTTTGGCTCGATGATTATACTGATAatgctgagctggttaaactgtag